One part of the Megalopta genalis isolate 19385.01 unplaced genomic scaffold, iyMegGena1_principal scaffold0263, whole genome shotgun sequence genome encodes these proteins:
- the LOC143262997 gene encoding uncharacterized protein LOC143262997, which translates to ELSDEKFLPEATASREGSAYSFRALQHHRSPAPQHHSRTITQQLNIIAEQRSIPVQPTGIDSSTKYPSPSVKVQTRIEILVAGTDAEAAHAIEREEFKTPYFDLIDQVEIVIARATPEQSRITTNSPISAQTADTAINVGLPTLQLPSFDGNYSDWVKFKDTFTSVIHENNSLTDIQRFHYLNTSLKGVAARVIQALGVSGTNYRHAWELLKSRYEDSTSLKRHHVNSLLDLKSIQRESDITLREFLDEATNHRIALMSLGESVETWDTMLVPLLSRKLGQVSMREWERRIISQSEMPTFGQLSAFIEERSKYLANIAVSVQVAAPRVDQRPRGTNNTPRYNYIASHVVNSAGCPACKANHAIYNCEKFKNSDLNTITKIVQEARLCFNCLSSGHRVRACTRSHCKQCGRKHHSLLHNPEFKRAEEGYAATGESDSREPPVLTANVANTIGHAVLSTAIVYVKDKGGQSHKCRVLLDSGSQANFITTEFYQRLGIKPTAIISTVTGLGRAVNSIEGRATLTIHSRYNKFQHTVQCLSIETITSDMPNFQIHREKIEIPSHIELADPEFHLQRPIDMLIGAGLFWTLLCVGQHKSTSNLLLQKTQLGWVLGGTPTCTNKKLSQDNKCCLATLNDLQSQLERFWDIEELTPSDTRLIDECEAHFRETIRRDTDGRYMVRIPFKSNANELGTSRAQAERRLYSLERRLARYPEKRQQYTEFMSEYETLGHMSRIVEGTHEQSAYYLPHHALFKEGSTTTKLRVVFDGSAKSSSDLALNDIQLVDPTVQSDLISILIRFRYNRYVLSADIAKMYRQILVHPADRKYQRLLWRAQPHLPVQEYELNTVTYGTACAPFLATRTLHEIGLTCAHTFPTSSKVIINDFYVDDLLTGAQTEQEIETLKRELTQILSQAGTDLRKWASNCPTVTATHSTERNRVIAVDKDPKTLGLLWSPTTDHLMFRVESPQNQRVTKRTILSEIAQIFDPLGLISPIVIVAKLILQQLWQTQIANRVSQIQGLTSSDSWRHVASEDNPADLISRGTKPGTLQNTTIWWDGPTWLRQSSSLWPSALDNPIDVPEEKERKPVMLTISTAESSIVRRFSTYTRLLRSIAYCLRFAKIMRNRVKKLEGDASGSLITGPLTTIEINAARTRLELLAQREAFSTEIRLVQTQQALPNSSALRSLNVFLDNGGLLRVGGRLSNAPIDYDQKHPIILPPKHPLTDLIIKCEHHRLMHAGCQAVLTSLQTRYWLVSAKHNVKRNIRKCVRCFKTNPLSQTYQMGQLPASRVTPARPFFTCGVDYAGPFFTKERTRSKVTVKAYLCIFVCFVTKAVHLELATNLSTDAFINCFRRFIARRGRCHCIISDNGTNFIGARNELVELNILIKDKQHNEKIANALSQESIEWRLIPPHSPHFGGLWEGAAKSAKYHLTRVIGDQRLTFEELYTLLTQIESCLNSRPLSPLSSDPTDLNPLTPEHFLIGTALTTLPSPDLRDIKDTRLNRYQLIQQMVQHFWQRWQRECIQQLQQRHKWQHSTTSKLAVDSLVIIREDNLPPLQWSMGRIVQVHPGTDGVIRVATVRTSTGTIKRPVTKLCIISLDHLEMSHEV; encoded by the exons GAGCTCAGTGACGAGAAGTTTCTTCCGGAGGCTACAGCATCCAGAGAAGGCAGTGCATATAGCTTCAGAGCACTGCAACACCACAGAAGTCCAGCACCACAGCACCACAGCAGGACAATCACGCAGCAGCTCAACATCATTGCAGAACAACGCAGCATCCCAGTGCAGCCAACAGGCATCGACAGCAGTACCAAGTATCCCAGCCCAAGTGTTAA AGTTCAAACGAGAATCGAAATACTCGTAGCTGGAACGGACGCCGAAGCAGCGCACGCGATCGAGCGCGAAGAATTCAAGACCCCGTATTTTGATCTGATAGATCAAGTCGAAATAGTCATTGCCCGTGCCACTCCGGAGCAGAGTAGGATAACCACGAACAGCCCGATATCCGCGCAGACTGCAGATACCGCAATAAACGTTGGATTACCGACACTGCAACTGCCTTCCTTTGATGGCAATTACAGTGATTGGGTGAAATTTAAAGACACATTTACATCAGTGATTCACGAGAATAATTCATTAACAGACATACAACGGTTCCATTATTTAAATACCTCACTCAAGGGGGTAGCGGCTCGTGTGATTCAAGCGTTAGGCGTGTCCGGAACAAATTACAGACATGCATGGGAATTACTCAAGTCGCGATATGAAGATTCCACAAGTCTCAAGCGGCATCATGTAAATTCATTACTTGATTTAAAATCCATTCAAAGGGAATCAGATATCACATTGCGGGAATTTCTGGACGAAGCTACAAATCATAGAATAGCGTTAATGTCTTTGGGTGAATCGGTTGAAACTTGGGATACCATGTTAGTTCCATTATTGTCCAGAAAGTTAGGTCAAGTGTCCATGAGAGAATGGGAAAGGAGAATAATATCTCAGTCGGAAATGCCTACATTTGGTCAATTATCTGCGTTTATAGAAGAACGTTCcaaatatttagcaaatatcgCGGTCAGTGTTCAGGTAGCTGCACCTAGGGTCGACCAGCGACCTCGAGGAACAAATAATACCCCTCGTTACAACTACATAGCTTCGCATGTAGTTAACTCAGCCGGGTGCCCCGCATGCAAGGCCAATCACGCGATATATAACTGTGAGAAATTTAAGAACAGTGATTTAAATACAATAACAAAGATAGTGCAAGAAGCCCGGCTGTGTTTCAATTGTTTGTCATCGGGACATCGGGTACGGGCGTGTACACGGAGTCATTGCAAACAGTGTGGAAGGAAGCATCATTCCTTATTACATAATCCCGAATTCAAACGCGCAGAAGAAGGCTACGCGGCTACAGGAGAATCAGATTCGCGAGAACCCCCAGTACTCACAGCTAACGTAGCAAATACAATAGGGCATGCCGTATTATCAACAGCAATAGTTTATGTCAAGGACAAGGGGGGTCAGTCACATAAATGCAGGGTATTATTAGATTCGGGATCTCAAGCAAATTTTATAACCACGGAATTTTACCAACGACTCGGCATCAAACCGACTGCAATAATTTCAACAGTGACAGGATTAGGAAGGGCAGTAAATTCCATAGAAGGTAGAGCAACATTAACAATTCATTCGCGATATAATAAATTTCAACACACGGTACAATGCCTATCAATAGAAACCATCACGTCAGACATGCCCAATTTTCAGATACAtagagaaaaaatagaaattccaaGTCACATAGAGCTAGCCGATCCAGAATTCCATTTACAACGGCCAATAGATATGCTCATTGgagcaggtctattttggacattGCTATGTGTCGGTCAACATAAGTCAACTTCCAACCTGCTCTTGCAAAAGACCCAACTAGGTTGGGTTTTGGGAGGCACTCCTACCTGTACAAATAAGAAATTATCACAAGACAATAAGTGTTGTTTAGCCACACTCAATGACCTACAATCTCAATTAGAGAGGTTTTGGGACATAGAGGAACTAACCCCAAGCGATACTAGATTAATCGATGAATGCGAGGCACATTTTAGGGAAACCATAAGACGAGATACGGACGGTAGATATATGGTTAGAATACCGTTTAAATCCAACGCAAATGAATTAGGTACTTCGCGAGCGCAAGCTGAACGGCGGTTATATTCGTTAGAAAGGAGGTTAGCAAGATATCCAGAAAAAAGACAGCAGTATACAGAATTCATGTCAGAATATGAGACATTAGGGCATATGTCGCGCATTGTAGAAGGTACACACGAGCAATCCGCCTACTATCTTCCCCACCACGCTCTATTCAAGGAAGGCAGCACGACAACGAAGCTTCGTGTTGTGTTCGATGGATCAGCAAAATCCTCATCAGACCTTGCATTGAACGACATCCAATTAGTGGACCCTACAGTtcaaagcgatttaatttccattttaattcGTTTTCGATATAATCGGTACGTCCTGTCGGCCGATATTGCTAAAATGTATCGACAAATTTTAGTTCATCCAGCAGATAGGAAGTATCAAAGACTTTTGTGGCGAGCACAGCCCCATCTCCCAGTCCAAGAGTACGAGTTAAACACAGTAACTTATGGTACAGCATGCGCTCCTTTCCTAGCGACTCGTACTCTGCACGAAATTGGACTAACCTGTGCTCACACATTTCCGACGAGCAGTAAGGTTATAATCAATGATTTTTACGTAGACGATTTATTAACTGGGGCTCAAACAGAACAGGAAATAGAAACGCTGAAAAGGGAGCTGACGCAAATTCTATCACAAGCAGGTACGGACCTTCGTAAATGGGCAAGCAATTGCCCGACAGTTACAGCAACACACAGTACAGAGAGAAATCGCGTAATCGCCGTAGATAAAGACCCAAAAACGTTAGGCCTCTTGTGGTCACCGACGACCGACCACTTAATGTTTAGAGTAGAATCCCCACAGAACCAGCGTGTCACAAAACGTACTATTCTTTCTGAAATAGCTCAAATTTTTGACCCGTTAGGACTAATATCCCCCATTGTAATAGTCGCAAAATTGATCCTACAACAACTATGGCAGACTCAGATAG CCAATAGAGTATCGCAAATTCAGGGTTTAACGTCAAGTGATAGTTGGAGACATGTAGCCTCTGAAGACAACCCGGCAGATTTAATTTCGCGAGGCACAAAACCAGGTacattacagaacacaaccattTGGTGGGACGGTCCCACCTGGTTACGTCAGAGCTCAAGTCTATGGCCTAGCGCGTTAGATAACCCAATCGACGTTCCGGAAGAGAAGGAAAGGAAACCGGTTATGTTGACTATATCGACTGCAGAGAGTAGCATTGTCAGGAGATTTTCAACCTATACGCGGTTACTCAGAAGCATAGCATACTGTCTCAGATTTGCCAAAATTATGAGAAACCGAGTTAAAAAATTAGAAGGTGACGCATCAGGTTCGCTAATAACGGGTCCATTGACAACAATAGAAATCAATGCAGCGAGAACACGTTTGGAATTACTTGCGCAAAGGGAGGCATTTTCGACAGAGATCAGATTAGTACAAACGCAACAAGCACTTCCAAATTCCAGTGCGCTACGGTCTCTAAATGTATTTCTGGACAATGGCGGACTACTCAGGGTGGGCGGAAGACTATCCAACGCACCCATAGACTACGATCAAAAACATCCGATCATATTGCCACCAAAGCATCCGCTAACGGATTTAATAATCAAATGCGAACATCACAGGTTAATGCATGCGGGATGTCAGGCTGTTTTAACGTCATTACAAACAAGGTATTGGTTGGTCTCAGCAAAACATAATGTAAAACGAAACATACGGAAATGTGTACGGTGCTTTAAAACAAACCCATTGAGTCAAACCTATCAGATGGGTCAATTACCTGCGTCGAGAGTCACCCCAGCGCGACCTTTTTTTACCTGTGGAGTTGATTACGCAGGCCCATTTTTTACAAAGGAGAGAACGAGAAGCAAGGTAACAGTCAAGGCATACCTATGcatttttgtatgtttcgttACGAAGGCCGTACATTTAGAATTAGCTACCAACTTGAGTACCGACGCTTTCATAAACTGTTTCCGACGTTTTATTGCCCGACGGGGACGATGTCATTGTATCATATCCGATAACGGTACAAACTTCATTGGGGCGCGAAACGAGCTAGTTGAGCTAAATATCTTAATTAAGGACAAACAACACAACGAAAAAATTGCAAACGCACTAAGTCAGGAATCCATCGAATGGCGATTAATTCCTCCGCACTCTCCACACTTTGGTGGATTGTGGGAGGGAGCGGCCAAATCTGCTAAATACCACCTCACACGCGTTATAGGAGATCAGAGGCTCACGTTCGAAGAGCTATATACGTTACTGACGCAAATAGAATCCTGTTTAAATTCACGCCCACTTTCACCATTATCCTCAGATCCCACAGACCTAAACCCTTTGACTCCTGAGCATTTTTTAATTGGTACTGCCCTTACCACACTGCCATCTCCTGACCTACGAGATATCAAGGACACTCGACTCAACAGATACCAGCTAATCCAGCAAATGGTCCAGCATTTCTGGCAAAGGTGGCAGCGGGAATGTATACAACAGTTACAGCAACGACACAAATGGCAGCATTCCACCACGTCGAAATTAGCCGTGGATTCCTTGGTCATCATCAGGGAGGACAATCTACCCCCGTTACAGTGGAGCATGGGAAGAATCGTTCAGGTTCACCCTGGTACAGATGGAGTGATTCGTGTCGCAACAGTCAGAACGTCAACCGGAACAATTAAACGACCCGTGACAAAATTGTGTATAATATCTTTAGATCACTTAGAAATGTCACACGAGGTGTAG